A single region of the Sorghum bicolor cultivar BTx623 chromosome 7, Sorghum_bicolor_NCBIv3, whole genome shotgun sequence genome encodes:
- the LOC8066099 gene encoding polyadenylate-binding protein-interacting protein 12, which produces MAVVEAAAAVDHAAPPRHEEEEEEAPGTGAAAADAAGEREMRDLEDLLSKLNPMAEEFVPPSLTSPVAVAVGAGPGPGPLTPAPLSPAAYGFYPAANAGFAVASPAAHRGVVGFPAAVADAAHAGRGRKKGGAGGGFGGHGHPGRRRTNSRTSMAQRDEVIRRTVYVSDIDHQVTEENLAALFINCGQVVDCRMCGDPNSVLRFAFIEFTDEEGARAALNLSGTVLGYYPVRVLPSKTAIAPVNPTFLPRSDDEREMCARTIYCTNIDKKVTQADLKLFFESICGEVFRLRLLGDYHHSTRIAFVEFVMAESATAALNCSGVILGSLPIRVSPSKTPVRPRAPRQLMH; this is translated from the exons ATGGCCGTCgtcgaggccgccgccgccgtggaccacgccgcgccgccgcgccatgaggaggaggaggaggaggcgccggGCACcggcgctgccgccgccgacgcggCCGGGGAGCGCGAGATGCGGGATCTGGAGGACCTCCTCTCCAAGCTCAACCCCATGGCCGAGGAGTTCGTCCCGCCCTCCCTCACCTCCCCCGTGGCCGTCGCCGTCGGCGCCGGGCCGGGCCCGGGGCCCCTCACGCCCGCGCCGCTCTCCCCCGCCGCCTACGGCTTCTACCCGGCCGCTAACGCCGGTTTCGCGGTCGCCTCGCCGGCGGCCCACCGCGGCGTCGTCGGATTCCCGGCCGCCGTCGCCGACGCCGCCCACGCCGGACGCGGCAGG AAGAAGGGCGGAGCCGGAGGAGGGTTCGGCGGCCACGGCCACCCCGGCAGGCGGCGGACCAACAGCCGCACCAGCATGGCGCAGCGCGACGAGGTCATCCGCCGCACCGTCTACGTCTCCGACATCGATCATCAG GTTACTGAAGAAAACCTGGCAGCACTATTTATAAACTGCGGACAG GTTGTGGACTGTCGCATGTGTGGGGACCCAAACTCAGTCCTTCGGTTTGCCTTCATAGAGTTCACTGATGAGG AGGGTGCAAGGGCTGCTCTGAATCTGTCAGGAACTGTTCTTGGATATTATCCTGTCAGGGTTCTGCCATCAAAAACTGCCATTGCACCAGTTAACCCAACATTCCTACCCAGG TCTGATGATGAACGTGAAATGTGTGCAAGGACTATTTACTGCACAAACATTGACAAGAAG GTCACTCAGGCAGACCTGAAATTGTTCTTTGAGTCCATATGTGGAGAG GTCTTTCGACTGAGGTTGCTTGGTGACTACCATCATTCTACTCGCATCGCTTTTGTGGAATTTGTGATG GCTGAAAGTGCTACTGCTGCTCTCAACTGCAGTGGTGTGATACTGGGATCCTTGCCAATAAG